The Corynebacterium suranareeae genome window below encodes:
- a CDS encoding TetR/AcrR family transcriptional regulator, translating into MDIEEQPSLREIKRQMTLEAIEDNATRLILERGFDNVTIEDICAEAGISKRTFFNYVESKESVAIGHTAKLPTDEEREAFLAKRHENIIDTVFDLVINLFGNHDNSKSGVAGDIMRRRKEIRVQHPELAVQHFARFHQAREGLEHLIVEYFEKWPGSQHLDESADREAIAIVGLLISVMLQGSREWHDMPQGSQADFEACCRKAIKNTFLLRGGFSE; encoded by the coding sequence GTGGATATTGAAGAGCAGCCCTCGTTAAGAGAAATCAAGCGCCAAATGACCCTGGAAGCGATAGAAGATAACGCGACCCGGCTCATTCTGGAGCGTGGCTTCGACAATGTCACAATCGAAGACATCTGCGCAGAGGCAGGGATATCCAAGCGCACATTCTTCAACTACGTGGAGTCCAAAGAGTCTGTGGCCATCGGGCACACAGCAAAGCTCCCAACGGATGAAGAACGTGAAGCATTCCTGGCAAAGCGACATGAAAATATTATCGATACGGTGTTTGACCTGGTAATCAACCTCTTTGGCAACCACGACAATTCCAAGTCTGGAGTTGCAGGTGACATTATGCGTCGCCGCAAAGAGATCCGGGTGCAGCATCCAGAACTGGCAGTGCAACATTTCGCCAGGTTCCACCAAGCACGCGAAGGGCTAGAACACCTAATTGTTGAGTACTTCGAAAAATGGCCAGGCTCCCAACATCTAGATGAGTCTGCAGATCGAGAAGCAATCGCCATCGTTGGCCTGCTGATCTCGGTCATGCTTCAAGGTTCTCGTGAATGGCATGACATGCCACAAGGCTCGCAAGCTGATTTTGAAGCTTGCTGCCGCAAAGCAATTAAAAATACTTTTCTTCTTAGAGGTGGATTTTCAGAATGA
- a CDS encoding DUF445 domain-containing protein, protein MGKHEVAQQTVPGPSPEMEAQRRKELRKHKAIATGLLIFAAAVYFLCRFVETRPGETAAWVGFVRAAAEAGMIGGLADWFAVTALFRHPLWLPIPHTAIIPRKKDQLGEALSGFVGDNFLNAQLITEKVSQAQIPERAGEWLAQPENGEKVSREVGKLTANIVRAIDPADAEAVIKSAVIDKLAEPTWGPPAGRLLEQLLAEGKAEPVVQELAQWLHKKALGSEPLIDRLLNERRPIWAPKFTAQLVSGKVYDEVIKFTEAVAADPNHEARKSLRRFLNKLAQDLQHDPDMIVKVEEIKRDIMGSGAIAQAAPTIWASASESLIESATDESSILRRKIAEAATSWGQRLLVDDSLRQSLDTRITGAAAFLADNYAPEVTGIISETIERWDAEEASEKIELMVGKDLQYIRLNGTIVGALAGLAIYTISHILFGA, encoded by the coding sequence ATGGGAAAACATGAGGTTGCTCAGCAGACGGTTCCGGGTCCTTCGCCGGAAATGGAAGCGCAGCGGCGTAAAGAGTTACGCAAGCACAAGGCCATTGCCACTGGCCTGTTGATTTTTGCTGCCGCTGTGTATTTTCTGTGCCGTTTTGTGGAGACTCGTCCGGGCGAAACCGCAGCGTGGGTAGGTTTTGTGCGTGCTGCGGCAGAGGCCGGAATGATCGGTGGTTTGGCGGACTGGTTCGCGGTCACTGCATTATTCCGCCATCCGTTGTGGCTGCCCATCCCGCACACCGCGATTATCCCGCGCAAAAAAGACCAACTAGGTGAGGCACTTAGCGGGTTCGTGGGGGATAACTTCCTAAACGCCCAGCTTATTACGGAAAAAGTATCGCAGGCGCAGATCCCAGAGCGCGCCGGGGAGTGGCTTGCGCAGCCGGAAAATGGTGAGAAAGTTTCGCGCGAAGTCGGCAAATTGACCGCCAATATTGTGCGCGCCATCGATCCGGCAGATGCTGAAGCGGTGATCAAATCCGCGGTGATCGATAAGCTTGCGGAACCCACCTGGGGTCCGCCAGCTGGGCGTTTGCTGGAGCAGCTGCTGGCAGAAGGCAAGGCCGAACCGGTTGTCCAGGAACTCGCGCAGTGGCTGCACAAAAAGGCGCTGGGTTCCGAGCCTCTGATTGATCGCCTGCTCAACGAACGCCGTCCGATTTGGGCGCCGAAGTTCACCGCGCAGCTGGTCAGTGGCAAAGTCTATGATGAGGTCATCAAATTCACCGAAGCCGTCGCTGCCGATCCCAACCACGAAGCCCGCAAATCGCTGCGCCGATTCCTCAACAAATTGGCGCAAGACCTGCAGCATGACCCAGACATGATCGTCAAAGTCGAGGAAATCAAACGCGACATCATGGGCTCCGGCGCCATCGCGCAAGCCGCGCCGACCATCTGGGCATCCGCCTCCGAGTCGCTCATCGAATCGGCCACCGACGAGTCATCAATTCTGCGCCGCAAAATCGCCGAAGCAGCTACCAGCTGGGGTCAAAGATTGCTTGTCGACGACTCCCTCCGGCAATCACTCGATACCCGGATTACCGGCGCCGCCGCTTTCCTCGCCGACAATTATGCCCCCGAAGTCACCGGCATCATCTCCGAAACCATTGAACGCTGGGACGCAGAAGAAGCTTCGGAGAAAATCGAACTCATGGTGGGCAAAGACCTCCAATACATCCGCCTTAATGGCACAATTGTAGGTGCATTAGCAGGACTGGCCATTTACACTATTTCCCATATACTCTTCGGAGCCTAA
- a CDS encoding DHA2 family efflux MFS transporter permease subunit: MTSEFKPDDERPVTTISKSGAPSAHTSAPYGAAATVEAVEEKTKGRVGLIIAALMLAMLLSSLGQTIFGSALPTIVGELGGVNHMTWVITAFLLGQTISLPIFGKLGDQFGRKYLFMFAIVLFVVGSIIGALAQNMTTLIVARALQGVAGGGLMILSQAITADVTTARERAKYMGIMGSVFGLSSILGPLLGGWFTDGPGWRWGLWLNVPIGIVALIAIAALLKLPVHERGKVTIDWLGSIFMAIATTAFVLTVTWGGNEYEWGSPIIISLIVTTIIAAIVFVLVEKRAVDPLVPMGLFSNRNFVLTAVAGIGVGLFMMGTIAYMPTYLQMVHGLNPTQAGLMLIPMMIGLIGTSTVVGNIVSRTGKYKWFPFAGMLIMILALVLLSTLTPSASLGRIGLYFFIFGFGLGCAMQILVLIVQNSFPITMVGTATGSNNFFRQIGGAVGSALIGGLFISNLSDRFTENVPAAVASMGEEGAQYTAAMSDFSGASNLTPHLVESLPQAIREAIQLSYNDALTPIFLALTPIAVVAAILLFFIREDHLKETHE, from the coding sequence ATGACATCAGAGTTTAAACCGGACGACGAACGTCCGGTAACAACAATTTCAAAAAGTGGAGCACCTTCTGCCCACACCTCAGCCCCCTATGGTGCAGCGGCAACAGTAGAAGCTGTTGAGGAAAAAACCAAAGGTCGCGTTGGTTTAATCATCGCAGCCCTCATGCTGGCGATGCTTCTGAGCTCCTTGGGTCAGACCATTTTCGGTTCCGCCCTGCCAACGATTGTTGGTGAGCTCGGCGGCGTTAACCACATGACCTGGGTGATTACGGCCTTCCTGTTGGGCCAGACCATTTCCTTGCCGATCTTTGGCAAGTTGGGTGACCAGTTTGGTCGCAAATATCTGTTCATGTTTGCCATCGTGCTGTTCGTGGTAGGTTCCATTATCGGCGCGCTGGCACAAAATATGACTACCTTGATTGTGGCTCGTGCACTGCAAGGTGTTGCAGGTGGCGGTTTGATGATCCTGTCCCAGGCCATCACCGCTGATGTCACCACAGCTCGTGAACGTGCAAAGTACATGGGCATCATGGGTTCTGTCTTCGGACTGTCCTCCATCCTTGGACCATTGCTCGGTGGTTGGTTCACCGACGGCCCAGGTTGGCGCTGGGGTCTGTGGCTGAACGTACCAATCGGTATCGTTGCGTTGATTGCTATTGCAGCGCTGCTGAAACTTCCTGTTCATGAGCGTGGCAAAGTCACCATCGACTGGTTGGGTAGCATCTTCATGGCTATCGCCACCACCGCTTTTGTGCTCACCGTGACATGGGGAGGCAATGAATACGAGTGGGGATCGCCAATAATTATCAGTTTGATCGTCACCACAATAATTGCTGCGATAGTGTTCGTGCTCGTCGAAAAGCGAGCTGTTGACCCACTGGTCCCCATGGGCCTTTTCTCCAACCGCAATTTCGTGCTCACTGCCGTCGCCGGTATCGGCGTAGGCCTGTTCATGATGGGCACCATCGCCTATATGCCTACCTACCTGCAGATGGTGCATGGGCTGAACCCAACTCAGGCGGGCCTGATGCTGATCCCAATGATGATCGGCCTGATCGGAACCTCCACCGTGGTGGGCAACATTGTGTCCCGGACCGGCAAATACAAGTGGTTCCCGTTTGCAGGCATGCTCATCATGATCCTGGCCCTAGTACTGCTGTCGACGCTCACCCCTTCGGCAAGCTTAGGTCGCATTGGGCTGTACTTCTTCATCTTCGGATTCGGCCTCGGTTGCGCAATGCAGATTCTGGTTCTCATCGTGCAGAACTCCTTCCCAATCACTATGGTTGGCACCGCAACAGGTTCCAATAACTTCTTCCGCCAAATCGGTGGAGCAGTAGGTTCCGCACTCATCGGTGGGCTGTTTATCTCCAACCTGTCCGACCGATTCACCGAAAACGTCCCCGCAGCAGTGGCTTCCATGGGTGAAGAAGGCGCACAATATACAGCCGCAATGTCCGACTTCTCCGGTGCCTCCAACCTCACCCCACACTTGGTGGAATCACTGCCACAAGCAATCCGCGAAGCAATTCAACTGTCCTACAACGATGCACTGACGCCAATTTTCTTGGCACTCACCCCAATCGCCGTAGTTGCAGCAATCCTCCTCTTCTTCATCCGTGAAGATCACCTCAAGGAAACACACGAATAA
- a CDS encoding winged helix DNA-binding domain-containing protein, producing the protein MPALSLERVRALRLISQLLAPSVALNFKPEGNAVDVAKHMLASQAQQRGSALVALDTRAENADAATALEKSLLIRSWTQRGTHQILAAEDVRWMTLLCSPRILAASAKRRSSLSLDSAAVHRARTALATAAEKSPVSRTQAYEIFRSVDVDPGEHRGQHLLRHFGGEGDIVQGPPIGTEDSFVLLDSICPLSLALSGDEALTEMTRRYFHSRGAATVKDLVWWTGLTVRDVKKGIAAVAADGLIHSVEGPNGEEMWMPTWADDVTDAEVADALALELTLPAFDEYLLSYTDRSHVMDPEHLFSIGPGKNGVFKPFKVVQGEALPV; encoded by the coding sequence ATGCCTGCACTTTCTCTAGAACGCGTCCGCGCCCTACGCCTCATTTCGCAGCTGCTTGCCCCGTCTGTGGCGTTGAATTTTAAGCCCGAGGGCAATGCCGTCGACGTGGCAAAACACATGCTCGCCAGCCAGGCCCAACAACGCGGTTCGGCACTCGTCGCGTTAGACACCCGCGCGGAAAACGCCGACGCCGCCACGGCATTAGAAAAATCACTGCTCATCCGCAGCTGGACACAACGCGGCACCCACCAAATTCTCGCCGCCGAAGATGTCCGCTGGATGACGCTGCTGTGTTCCCCACGCATCCTGGCCGCTTCAGCAAAGCGCCGATCCAGCCTTTCGCTTGATAGCGCCGCAGTCCACCGCGCCCGCACCGCCCTAGCAACTGCGGCTGAAAAATCCCCCGTATCGCGCACACAGGCCTATGAAATTTTCCGCTCCGTGGACGTTGACCCCGGTGAACACAGAGGCCAACATCTCCTTCGACATTTCGGTGGCGAGGGTGACATCGTGCAAGGCCCACCCATCGGTACGGAAGATTCCTTTGTGCTTCTCGATTCCATCTGCCCCCTTTCACTAGCCCTTAGCGGCGATGAAGCACTTACAGAAATGACCCGCCGCTACTTCCACTCCCGCGGCGCTGCCACTGTAAAAGATCTGGTGTGGTGGACCGGACTGACGGTACGTGATGTAAAGAAAGGTATCGCTGCGGTGGCTGCGGATGGGTTGATTCACTCAGTTGAAGGCCCGAACGGTGAAGAAATGTGGATGCCTACCTGGGCAGATGATGTCACAGACGCAGAGGTTGCAGATGCACTAGCGTTGGAACTAACCCTCCCCGCCTTCGACGAATACCTACTTTCCTACACCGACCGCAGCCACGTTATGGATCCAGAGCACCTTTTCAGCATCGGCCCCGGCAAAAACGGTGTGTTCAAACCATTCAAAGTGGTTCAGGGTGAGGCGCTGCCGGTTTAG
- a CDS encoding CGLAU_01105 family protein, whose product MSDAKDDSILSKWSNAASELGDAVSGVAKKVREELSEKETFSKLKTEATEAVDQAKSGSYVDAGKEFARDAGSILKDVANTVKGAVSDSDKDDVKSAFGDAVEASRDKFDDTLDKRKAKKDSPEPGDDDIIDGEVIPPQN is encoded by the coding sequence ATGTCCGATGCAAAAGACGATTCCATCCTGTCCAAGTGGAGCAACGCAGCCTCCGAACTCGGCGATGCCGTCAGTGGAGTAGCCAAGAAGGTCCGTGAAGAACTCTCCGAGAAGGAAACCTTCAGCAAGCTTAAAACCGAAGCCACCGAAGCTGTCGACCAAGCAAAGTCCGGATCCTACGTTGATGCAGGTAAAGAATTCGCTCGTGATGCCGGGTCCATCCTCAAAGATGTGGCCAACACAGTAAAAGGTGCCGTCAGCGATTCCGATAAAGACGACGTGAAATCCGCCTTCGGCGACGCCGTGGAAGCTTCCCGCGATAAATTTGATGACACCCTAGATAAGCGCAAAGCAAAGAAGGATTCCCCAGAACCAGGCGATGACGATATCATCGATGGAGAAGTAATTCCTCCGCAGAATTAA
- a CDS encoding ABC transporter substrate-binding protein — protein MTHSYSHRIISRSWLRKTAALITAATLVLGTAACGTSASETSAANGEPHNGGDLIFQIDSLGDNWVPNSSSISSFQGNIWGEITDKLVYVDEKGEISPWIAESWEESEDATTFTLHLKDGVTFSDGSALDAEAVVANIDIWAKGAPDEGISRIGLFPSSNYVKSTAIDSTTVEVEFSAPTLGFIPTLGYHGSILISPDSLSNSIEEQGDLSNNIGSGPFVVESWANADFVTLKKREDYSWGPEARGHTGPAYLDSITYKQIPETSLRAGSLQSNQADVVYNLTPQELSGLKNAGYNVATPKYLGFVQGYALNTQVAPFDDVRVRQAFQRGIDRDQILETVYTEDWSSAQSFIQSNVPESTDNTDVFSYDPDLAKSLLDEAGWVEGTNGIRVKDGKTLSVTLFPNPYVSTSQAADELAAQQLGDLGFDVNIQVYDVPTYTERVNSNKEVQAKPISRSFVDAGTVAGVIVGAKEGDEDWFKVGTTDETLNRLATNVLGSADRENRAEDLDELQKYILEQGLYIPLVDIVQRIYVTSPDLHDVTYNGLAYASFATAWLER, from the coding sequence ATGACGCACTCATATTCTCATCGAATTATCTCCCGCAGCTGGCTTCGAAAGACGGCGGCTCTTATAACCGCAGCTACGCTTGTGCTGGGCACAGCAGCATGTGGCACATCCGCCTCAGAGACTTCCGCAGCAAACGGAGAGCCACACAATGGTGGCGATCTTATTTTCCAGATTGACTCCCTGGGAGACAACTGGGTTCCTAACAGCAGTTCAATTTCTAGCTTTCAAGGCAATATTTGGGGCGAGATCACCGATAAGTTGGTGTATGTAGATGAAAAGGGTGAGATTTCGCCTTGGATCGCAGAAAGCTGGGAAGAGTCAGAAGATGCGACTACTTTTACTCTGCATCTGAAAGACGGCGTGACTTTTTCTGACGGCTCTGCTCTCGATGCCGAAGCAGTGGTAGCCAACATAGATATCTGGGCAAAGGGTGCCCCGGATGAAGGTATTTCTCGCATCGGACTTTTCCCATCATCAAACTATGTGAAATCAACCGCGATCGATTCAACTACCGTTGAGGTAGAGTTCTCTGCGCCCACCTTGGGGTTCATTCCAACTTTGGGTTACCACGGCTCAATTCTTATCTCCCCAGATTCATTGTCCAACTCTATAGAAGAGCAGGGCGATTTGAGTAACAATATTGGCTCCGGACCGTTTGTGGTGGAATCTTGGGCAAATGCTGATTTCGTGACTTTGAAGAAGCGGGAGGACTATAGCTGGGGGCCAGAAGCACGCGGTCACACAGGTCCTGCCTATCTAGATAGCATCACATATAAGCAAATCCCGGAAACCTCCTTGCGCGCTGGATCACTCCAGTCCAATCAAGCTGATGTTGTATATAACCTGACACCGCAGGAGCTCAGTGGTCTAAAAAATGCAGGTTACAACGTTGCTACTCCTAAGTATCTCGGTTTCGTGCAAGGGTATGCTCTCAATACTCAAGTTGCTCCTTTCGACGATGTCCGAGTACGTCAAGCATTCCAACGCGGAATTGACCGAGATCAGATCTTAGAAACTGTGTACACCGAAGACTGGTCATCAGCGCAGTCTTTCATTCAAAGCAACGTCCCTGAATCAACCGACAACACTGATGTGTTTTCTTACGACCCTGATCTCGCAAAATCATTACTGGATGAAGCAGGCTGGGTTGAAGGCACGAATGGTATTCGAGTCAAAGACGGCAAGACGCTTTCAGTAACGTTATTTCCGAATCCATATGTTTCAACTTCTCAAGCAGCCGATGAACTAGCTGCTCAGCAACTTGGTGATTTAGGTTTCGATGTAAACATTCAGGTCTACGATGTGCCCACCTACACCGAACGAGTAAATAGCAACAAAGAAGTTCAGGCTAAGCCAATTTCCCGTAGCTTCGTGGATGCGGGCACTGTTGCTGGAGTAATCGTTGGCGCAAAAGAGGGCGACGAAGACTGGTTTAAGGTGGGAACGACTGATGAAACTCTAAACAGGCTAGCCACAAATGTACTTGGGTCAGCGGATCGAGAGAACCGCGCTGAAGACCTCGACGAACTTCAAAAGTACATCCTTGAGCAAGGGCTATATATCCCACTTGTGGATATTGTCCAGCGAATCTACGTCACCTCTCCAGATCTTCACGATGTTACGTATAACGGCTTAGCTTATGCCAGCTTCGCCACTGCGTGGCTAGAGCGATAG
- a CDS encoding FAD-binding oxidoreductase, with protein MAANSNLKSKTDSIELLVTELVTEFPELKIAPPSVDTSEYSYDTGTTPKIKSQTSGPAVVWPTSVPQVQEIIRAAARYDVKIIPRGEGSGLSGGAAATSDQLVLSTQLLNSIVEINVDDELAVVEAGVINSELNERVQPHGLFYAPDPASWTISSIGGNVATNAGGLRCVKYGVTRESVLSLDLVLADGELITVGQRTLKGVTGLDLRSLVIGSEGILGIVVRATVRLRPIPAARKTVSVWFPDTLSGAAGLSAISRTPVRPSIIEFIDGPTLSNIDAASGTQLRERGGSLILIELDGYGLNEQFRDLSDALSKAGGSVVEETAIAGEALWELRRSGRGGPDPRKWSLSSDIAVPRSKFKEIYAYFPTLEQKYRVEVSALGHAGDGNLHPLITKEIPVGADPSIPDPALTAANLDLIKFALSLGGTVTAEHGLGSAKRHLAELELSSRSLEIQRAIKLAFDPLSRLNPGKAI; from the coding sequence ATGGCAGCAAATAGTAATCTCAAATCAAAGACCGATAGCATCGAGCTCCTTGTAACCGAATTGGTGACAGAGTTCCCTGAGCTTAAGATTGCACCACCTTCAGTAGACACCAGTGAATACAGCTATGACACTGGAACCACCCCAAAAATAAAGTCTCAGACATCCGGACCCGCTGTAGTGTGGCCAACCTCTGTACCACAGGTTCAAGAAATTATTAGGGCAGCTGCAAGATACGACGTCAAAATCATTCCCCGCGGTGAAGGAAGTGGCCTATCCGGTGGTGCGGCCGCAACGTCAGATCAACTTGTCCTCTCCACGCAACTCCTCAATAGCATCGTCGAGATTAACGTTGACGATGAACTAGCGGTAGTTGAAGCCGGAGTGATTAATTCCGAGCTCAACGAAAGGGTTCAACCACACGGTCTTTTTTATGCGCCAGATCCAGCAAGCTGGACGATTTCCAGCATCGGCGGAAATGTCGCTACAAATGCCGGAGGACTTCGCTGCGTGAAGTACGGCGTGACCAGAGAATCGGTCCTCAGCTTAGATCTCGTACTAGCTGATGGTGAGCTAATTACTGTCGGTCAGCGGACGCTTAAAGGAGTCACCGGTTTAGATTTACGTTCCCTAGTCATTGGCTCCGAAGGAATCCTTGGCATCGTTGTACGCGCCACTGTTCGCCTTCGCCCTATCCCTGCAGCGCGAAAGACGGTCTCAGTATGGTTCCCCGATACCCTTTCAGGGGCAGCTGGACTATCCGCAATCTCGCGAACTCCGGTTCGTCCTAGCATCATTGAGTTCATTGATGGGCCTACTCTTAGCAACATTGATGCTGCGAGTGGTACACAGTTGCGCGAACGTGGCGGTTCATTGATTCTTATTGAACTCGATGGCTACGGCCTGAATGAGCAGTTTCGGGATTTGAGTGATGCACTCAGCAAAGCCGGCGGATCTGTTGTTGAAGAAACAGCAATTGCAGGCGAGGCTCTTTGGGAACTACGTCGCTCTGGGCGCGGTGGCCCAGACCCACGTAAATGGTCACTAAGCAGTGACATTGCCGTGCCACGCTCAAAATTCAAAGAGATCTATGCGTATTTTCCAACTCTGGAACAGAAATACCGCGTCGAAGTTAGTGCTCTTGGCCATGCCGGTGACGGAAACCTCCATCCCTTGATTACCAAGGAAATTCCAGTGGGAGCCGACCCTTCAATCCCAGATCCTGCGCTAACTGCCGCCAACCTTGATCTGATCAAATTCGCTCTTTCCCTTGGAGGAACCGTCACTGCGGAACATGGGCTCGGTTCAGCCAAACGTCATCTTGCAGAACTGGAGTTGTCCTCTCGAAGCTTAGAAATCCAGCGTGCAATCAAACTCGCTTTTGATCCCCTATCCCGCCTCAATCCTGGCAAAGCCATTTAG
- a CDS encoding ABC transporter permease produces the protein MARAIEVSGAMRNQYLKFAGRRIAQAILVVVLAYIATFLIITILPGDPITTRLQSPESGLSDQEIAVLVSYYGLDQPIVVQLWESFSRFIVGDFGISLSSSLPVSGIIKEAILSTLSLAGVALVVAITLAFLIAIGSQLVPKRYGQGLIRAFPSLFLSVPNFIIGLLLINIFAFSLGWFRIINPETPFATFLAALALGIPVSAQLAEVLITNLDQQANQEYASVVKSRGANKLSLVFRHLLKPASLPAITVLALTVGELLGGSVITEMVFGRQGIGAVIERSVASQDFPVLQAVVSLSAVIFVLANLLADLMYPLLDPRVKLRQETKKKPKITELEVAVS, from the coding sequence GTGGCTAGAGCGATAGAAGTTAGTGGAGCCATGAGAAATCAATACCTAAAATTCGCAGGACGAAGAATCGCACAAGCCATTCTTGTCGTGGTGTTGGCTTACATCGCCACGTTTCTTATCATCACTATTTTGCCCGGAGACCCTATAACAACCCGCTTACAAAGTCCGGAAAGCGGGCTGTCGGATCAAGAGATTGCTGTTCTAGTTTCCTACTACGGCTTGGATCAACCCATTGTCGTGCAATTGTGGGAGTCTTTCTCTCGCTTCATTGTCGGCGATTTTGGAATCTCTTTGTCCAGCTCGCTACCCGTGTCGGGGATAATCAAGGAAGCGATCCTGTCCACCCTGTCTTTGGCTGGAGTAGCTCTCGTAGTCGCGATAACTCTAGCCTTCTTGATCGCGATTGGCTCTCAGTTAGTTCCTAAGCGTTATGGCCAGGGACTAATCCGTGCTTTTCCTTCGCTCTTTCTTTCTGTGCCGAACTTTATTATCGGTTTGCTTCTGATCAACATCTTCGCCTTTAGTTTGGGTTGGTTCAGAATCATTAACCCAGAAACTCCATTTGCGACATTTTTAGCGGCCCTCGCACTTGGAATTCCGGTATCTGCTCAATTAGCAGAAGTTCTGATTACAAACTTGGACCAACAAGCGAACCAAGAATATGCATCTGTGGTGAAATCTCGAGGCGCGAACAAACTGAGTTTAGTTTTCCGACATCTGCTCAAGCCTGCTTCGTTACCAGCAATAACAGTGTTAGCACTCACTGTCGGAGAACTGCTTGGTGGCTCAGTAATTACAGAAATGGTTTTTGGACGCCAAGGAATTGGCGCAGTTATTGAACGCTCGGTCGCTAGCCAAGACTTCCCTGTACTTCAAGCTGTAGTTTCACTTTCTGCAGTTATCTTTGTGCTAGCCAATTTACTTGCAGATCTTATGTATCCACTACTCGACCCTCGCGTAAAGCTACGCCAGGAAACCAAGAAAAAACCTAAAATTACCGAACTCGAGGTGGCGGTCTCATGA
- a CDS encoding DUF2516 family protein, whose amino-acid sequence MDISLLNILTTYTIWAIFGIIGICGFIGAFLAATTREDAFEVADRQKKMVWVAILIASGFVLTVLGPTIPILPWVAIIMIGLYWFDVRPQIKSILEGAGGW is encoded by the coding sequence ATGGACATCTCCCTGCTCAACATATTGACCACCTACACCATTTGGGCAATTTTCGGCATCATCGGCATCTGCGGCTTCATTGGCGCTTTCTTGGCAGCCACCACCAGAGAAGATGCATTTGAGGTTGCTGATCGCCAAAAGAAAATGGTGTGGGTAGCAATCCTTATCGCATCCGGATTTGTCCTCACCGTGCTAGGCCCAACGATTCCGATCCTCCCATGGGTTGCCATCATCATGATCGGCCTTTATTGGTTTGATGTTCGCCCGCAAATCAAGAGCATCCTTGAAGGTGCCGGCGGCTGGTAA
- a CDS encoding ABC transporter permease, with product MTLVSFTQADLKSTGVSKIRQIPPTVTISIIVLSIIGLWSLAPSLFTSYSPDYGSPSESLQGPSAQHWFGTDHIGRDMFARVVYGASSSVSSALVAVIIGLLVGSAIGLVAGFFGQWVDSALSRLIDVLLAIPSFLLAVVIVSSLGFETINAAIATGVSAVAVFARVMRAEVISARQSVFVEASRILGGTRLQSMIWHVVPNASRSVLSLAVLQFGMSILIIAGLAFLGYGDPPPASDWGLLVSAGKEYTIAPWLVYFPALIIMVTVLSINRISRWLRNTA from the coding sequence ATGACGCTCGTTTCGTTTACCCAAGCGGATCTTAAATCGACTGGCGTTTCAAAGATTCGACAGATACCTCCAACGGTGACGATATCAATCATCGTCTTGAGCATTATCGGTCTTTGGTCGCTTGCCCCATCATTATTTACTTCATATTCCCCGGACTATGGCAGCCCCAGCGAGAGTTTGCAGGGGCCAAGCGCTCAGCACTGGTTTGGCACAGATCACATTGGGCGCGATATGTTCGCCCGTGTGGTCTATGGCGCTAGCTCTTCAGTAAGCAGTGCTTTAGTCGCAGTAATAATTGGCTTACTGGTTGGAAGTGCAATTGGTTTAGTAGCTGGCTTCTTTGGACAATGGGTAGACAGCGCCTTGTCTAGGCTAATTGACGTCCTTCTCGCTATTCCTAGTTTTTTGCTGGCTGTGGTCATTGTTAGCTCTCTTGGTTTTGAAACTATCAACGCTGCAATCGCTACTGGGGTGTCTGCTGTAGCAGTTTTTGCCAGGGTAATGCGAGCTGAAGTGATTTCCGCGCGACAATCAGTATTTGTTGAGGCTTCTCGGATTCTCGGCGGTACGCGGCTGCAGTCCATGATCTGGCATGTTGTTCCAAATGCATCGCGATCTGTGCTTTCACTTGCTGTGTTGCAATTTGGAATGTCCATTCTCATCATCGCGGGGCTAGCTTTCCTTGGCTACGGTGACCCACCTCCAGCATCAGACTGGGGTCTGTTGGTATCAGCAGGCAAAGAATACACAATTGCTCCCTGGCTGGTGTACTTTCCCGCCTTAATCATTATGGTCACTGTACTTTCCATTAACCGCATCAGTCGTTGGCTGCGTAACACAGCCTAA